A single Diachasmimorpha longicaudata isolate KC_UGA_2023 chromosome 10, iyDiaLong2, whole genome shotgun sequence DNA region contains:
- the LOC135166888 gene encoding homeobox protein prospero isoform X1 — MMSSEEETDCFALYGATADSKQQQLLKKQKRTRQRVDAGEPRNSYSSIPNFSSRPTFLGSGIYGAIFSGTGPPSSHQQSSPQGQTPTSQQQQQQQQQQSPQLQQQSGAGGNQGHLATTTGPTTQHSAHAAFGFFGPQSFGQAKMLNELLGRQVKQASDAGGSPPEGSHGMTGAGMDQTTNLQQGSVVNCDDPAAAAELTQHMLRDILQGRKLSALAVQEQPNNNNSIHNNNNNTTELLKSQQRQQQSPTQLHQNSDSARGISGTVQSGGEESVDGNNVNANHSDRDTIMPGDAEDSAEDAASAARAMEEAFAEAGMEPGANLDGSDCEQSLPPSPTAQRPGSVTVKEELHDSMSLKRSRSSSHSPCPIVPKTETSSPTTEIKRARVENIVSTMRSSPALQPVNGCKKRKLYHPQQQTVHHVIHHNVNDAMLDVDEDESEEEEDPATIRQKREEKDNLKSQLKHLHEQLAMMQQKYHELSSRMEPESSESGEAPASPQREPQQPPPRPPRPHPPPYNNLPSLPPDHPHATAAAMYHMGQKLYLEQQHAALERMKQHQEAAVRQQAQHQAQQQHRDREHSRDSHTRQQSPQPTRDVQDQSRSNTGPLTPQTPQMQQAVTPHQHKDFQERPNVFRPGASTTGSTGTHVTEADLESLADIMKMEISSTFGNLVDTVFARFMQQRRFLGKPIEAAQAAADQLNKDLLLASQMLERKSPRTKVVDRGAPQSNNGPNGQRGPLNGGPPPPQSAPFSQMGSLSGGSHGPLSGPTENNLNQINQLPPHARPSIGMFQAPKPPSIYAMASMQQQQQAQQREQQAREQQRDQYCNMRNEDREARELEQNEALSLVMTPKKKRHKFFNSQVTDTRITPRTVSRILAQEGNGSQGGSESPPPPPPPRPYPGPPPMLPVSLPTSVAIPNPSLHESQVFSPYSPFFNPHAGDPGQMPPSLHRAGAPRHLPASPPGGGVDLRDSPPLPHPPAMLHPALLAAAQHGASPDYGHLRMDSNDRGSDCNSGDISYDGIQPTISFSNALSGVHNSALHSLVNSSTLTPMHLRKAKLMFFWVRYPSSAVLKMYFPDIKFNKNNTAQLVKWFSNFREFYYIQMEKYARQAVSEGVKNAEDLRVGGDSEIYRVLNLHYNRNNHIEVWGPQVPGNFRYVVEQTLKEFFKAIQGGKDSEQSWKKAIYKVISRLDDPVPEYFKSPNFLEQLE, encoded by the exons ATGATGTCATCGGAGGAGGAGACCGACTGTTTCGCCCTCTACGGAGCAACCGCGGATAGTAAGCAACAGCAACTCCTGAAGAAACAGAAGCGCACCAGACAGCGCGTGGACGCTGGTGAGCCGCGCAACAGTTACTCTAGTATTCCAAACTTCAGTTCACGTCCAACATTTCTTGGTAGTGGTATTTACGGTGCTATATTCAGTGGTACAGGCCCACCATCTAGTCATCAACAATCATCACCACAGGGACAAACACCAACAtcacaacaacaacaacaacaacaacaacaacaatcaCCACAACTCCAGCAACAGTCTGGAGCAGGAGGTAATCAAGGTCACCTCGCAACAACGACGGGGCCGACCACACAGCATTCTGCCCACGCGGCATTTGGCTTTTTTGGGCCACAGAGTTTTGGCCAAGCCAAGATGCTTAACGAGCTCCTTGGCAGACAGGTCAAGCAGGCCAGTGACGCTGGCGGTTCACCACCAGAGGGTAGTCACGGTATGACAGGTGCTGGTATGGACCAGACGACAAATTTACAGCAGGGCAGTGTCGTTAATTGTGACGAtcctgctgctgctgctgaaTTAACCCAGCACATGTTGCGGGATATACTCCAGGGAAGAAAACTTTCAGCCCTCGCTGTACAGGAACAaccaaataataacaatagtatacataataataataataatacaacGGAATTATTAAAATCACAGCAACGTCAGCAACAGAGCCCAACGCAGTTACATCAAAATAGTGATAGTGCGCGGGGTATAAGTGGGACAGTGCAGAGTGGAGGGGAGGAGAGTGTTGATGGTAATAACGTTAACGCGAATCATAGTGATCGGGATACGATTATGCCAGGTGACGCTGAAGACAGTGCTGAGGATGCAGCATCGGCTGCACGCGCCATGGAAGAGGCCTTTGCAGAGGCTGGTATGGAGCCTGGTGCTAATTTAGATGGTTCTGATTGTGAACAAAGTTTACCACCGAGTCCGACGGCCCAACGTCCGGGTTCGGTAACAGTTAAAGAGGAATTACATGATTCGATGAGCTTGAAAAGAAGTCGATCATCGAGTCATTCACCCTGTCCAATTGTACCAAAGACGGAGACGAGCTCGCCAACGACTGAGATTAAGCGGGCTCGTGTTGAAAATATTGTCAGTACAATGAGAAGTAGTCCAGCATTACAGCCAGTTAATGGTTGTAAAAAGCGTAAGCTTTATCATCCACAACAGCAAACAGTGCATCATGTTATACACCACAATGTTAACGATGCTATGCTTGATGTGGATGAGGATGAgagtgaggaggaggaggatccTGCAACGATAAGACAGAAGAGAGAGGAAAAGGACAATCTGAAAAGTCAATTGAAACATTTGCACGAGCAACTGGCAATGAtgcagcaaaaatatcacgagCTCTCGAGCCGTATGGAGCCGGAGAGTAGTGAAAGCGGTGAAGCGCCAGCAAGTCCGCAGAGAGAGCCACAACAACCGCCTCCGCGACCGCCAAGACCCCATCCACCACCCTACAACAATCTCCCATCACTGCCACCTGATCATCCACACgcaacagcagcagcaatGTATCATATGGGCCAGAAACTCTACCTCGAACAGCAGCATGCCGCCTTGGAGCGTATGAAGCAACATCAGGAGGCAGCTGTTAGACAACAAGCGCAACATCAAGCGCAACAACAGCATCGTGATAGGGAACATTCGCGTGATTCACATACACGACAACAATCACCACAACCAACGAGAGATGTGCAGGATCAGAGTCGAAGTAATACGGGACCATTGACACCCCAAACACCCCAAATGCAACAAGCTGTTACGCCTCATCAGCACAAGGACTTCCAAGAGAGGCCGAATGTGTTTAGGCCTGGTGCAAGTACAACGGGCTCAACGGGTACACACGTTACAGAAGCTGACCTTGAGTCTCTAGCGGAtataatgaaaatggaaatatcCTCAACATTTGGCAATCTTGTTGACACTGTTTTCGCAAGGTTTATGCAACAGAGGAGGTTTCTTGGTAAACCCATTGAAGCAGCACAGGCGGCCGCTGATCAACTCAACAAGGATTTATTACTAGCGAGTCAAATGTTGGAGAGAAAATCACCGAGGACTAAAGTCGTGGACAGGGGTGCACCTCAGTCGAATAACGGCCCAAACGGGCAAAGGGGGCCCCTAAACGGTGGCCCCCCACCCCCACAATCAGCTCCATTTTCCCAAATGGGAAGTCTCAGTGGTGGTTCACATGGTCCCCTGTCCGGCCCAACGgaaaataatctcaatcaaattaatcaattaccGCCACACGCGAGACCGAGTATTGGTATGTTTCAAGCACCAAAACCACCGTCGATATACGCAATGGCATCGATGCAACAGCAGCAACAGGCGCAACAGCGTGAACAACAGGCACGTGAGCAGCAGAGAGATCAGTACTGCAATATGAGAAATGAGGACAGAGAAGCGAGGGAACTTGAGCAGAACGAGGCTCTTTCGCTCGTAATGACACCAAAGAAAAAACGTCATAAg TTCTTCAATTCCCAGGTAACCGATACGAGGATTACTCCACGTACGGTCTCCAGGATTTTAGCACAAGAGGGTAATGGATCGCAGGGGGGTAGTGAGagtccaccaccaccaccaccacccagACCCTATCCTGGACCACCTCCAATGCTGCCTGTATCGTTACCAACAAGTGTTGCGATACCAAATCCAAGTTTACACGAGAGCCAAGTGTTCTCACCTTATTCACCATTCTTCAATCCCCATGCGGGTGATCCTGGTCAAATGCCACCATCGCTTCATCGCGCTGGTGCACCACGTCATTTACCAGCCAGTCCGCCTGGTGGTGGAGTCGATCTACGTGATTCACCACCCCTACCTCATCCACCAGCAATGCTGCATCCAGCACTGCTAGCTGCTGCCCAACACGGAGCAAGTCCTGATTATGGACATCTACGAATGGACAGCAATGACAGAGGTAGTGACTGCAACTCCGGCGACATCAGTTACGACGGAATTCAGCCTACAATATCCTTTTCTAATGCTTTGTCAGGAGTGCATAATTCAGCACTTCATAGTTTAG TGAACTCGTCGACATTGACGCCGATGCATCTGAGGAAAGCGAAGCTGATGTTCTTCTGGGTGAGGTATCCGTCCTCGGCCGTCCTAAAGATGTACTTCCCGGACATTAAATTTAACAAGAACAACACTGCTCAGCTGGTCAAGTGGTTCTCCAACTTCAG GGAATTCTATTACATTCAAATGGAGAAATACGCGAGACAGGCTGTCTCGGAAGGTGTTAAAAATGCTGAGGATCTGAGGGTGGGCGGTGACTCGGAAATATATCGAGTATTAAACCTCCACTACAATCGTAACAACCACATTGAGGTATGGGGTCCACAG gtaCCCGGTAACTTCAGGTACGTGGTAGAACAAACGTtaaaggaatttttcaaagcaatcCAGGGTGGTAAAGACTCGGAACAGTCTTGGAAGAAAGCAATTTACAAGGTGATATCGAGGCTCGATGATCCAGTACCTGAGTACTTCAAGAGCCCCAATTTCCTGGAACAACTCGAGTGA
- the LOC135166888 gene encoding homeobox protein prospero isoform X3 codes for MMSSEEETDCFALYGATADSKQQQLLKKQKRTRQRVDAGEPRNSYSSIPNFSSRPTFLGSGIYGAIFSGTGPPSSHQQSSPQGQTPTSQQQQQQQQQQSPQLQQQSGAGGNQGHLATTTGPTTQHSAHAAFGFFGPQSFGQAKMLNELLGRQVKQASDAGGSPPEGSHGMTGAGMDQTTNLQQGSVVNCDDPAAAAELTQHMLRDILQGRKLSALAVQEQPNNNNSIHNNNNNTTELLKSQQRQQQSPTQLHQNSDSARGISGTVQSGGEESVDGNNVNANHSDRDTIMPGDAEDSAEDAASAARAMEEAFAEAGMEPGANLDGSDCEQSLPPSPTAQRPGSVTVKEELHDSMSLKRSRSSSHSPCPIVPKTETSSPTTEIKRARVENIVSTMRSSPALQPVNGCKKRKLYHPQQQTVHHVIHHNVNDAMLDVDEDESEEEEDPATIRQKREEKDNLKSQLKHLHEQLAMMQQKYHELSSRMEPESSESGEAPASPQREPQQPPPRPPRPHPPPYNNLPSLPPDHPHATAAAMYHMGQKLYLEQQHAALERMKQHQEAAVRQQAQHQAQQQHRDREHSRDSHTRQQSPQPTRDVQDQSRSNTGPLTPQTPQMQQAVTPHQHKDFQERPNVFRPGASTTGSTGTHVTEADLESLADIMKMEISSTFGNLVDTVFARFMQQRRFLGKPIEAAQAAADQLNKDLLLASQMLERKSPRTKVVDRGAPQSNNGPNGQRGPLNGGPPPPQSAPFSQMGSLSGGSHGPLSGPTENNLNQINQLPPHARPSIGMFQAPKPPSIYAMASMQQQQQAQQREQQAREQQRDQYCNMRNEDREARELEQNEALSLVMTPKKKRHKFFNSQVTDTRITPRTVSRILAQEGNGSQGGSESPPPPPPPRPYPGPPPMLPVSLPTSVAIPNPSLHESQVFSPYSPFFNPHAGDPGQMPPSLHRAGAPRHLPASPPGGGVDLRDSPPLPHPPAMLHPALLAAAQHGASPDYGHLRMDSNDRGSDCNSGDISYDGIQPTISFSNALSGVHNSALHSLVNSSTLTPMHLRKAKLMFFWVRYPSSAVLKMYFPDIKFNKNNTAQLVKWFSNFREFYYIQMEKYARQAVSEGVKNAEDLRVGGDSEIYRVLNLHYNRNNHIEVPGNFRYVVEQTLKEFFKAIQGGKDSEQSWKKAIYKVISRLDDPVPEYFKSPNFLEQLE; via the exons ATGATGTCATCGGAGGAGGAGACCGACTGTTTCGCCCTCTACGGAGCAACCGCGGATAGTAAGCAACAGCAACTCCTGAAGAAACAGAAGCGCACCAGACAGCGCGTGGACGCTGGTGAGCCGCGCAACAGTTACTCTAGTATTCCAAACTTCAGTTCACGTCCAACATTTCTTGGTAGTGGTATTTACGGTGCTATATTCAGTGGTACAGGCCCACCATCTAGTCATCAACAATCATCACCACAGGGACAAACACCAACAtcacaacaacaacaacaacaacaacaacaacaatcaCCACAACTCCAGCAACAGTCTGGAGCAGGAGGTAATCAAGGTCACCTCGCAACAACGACGGGGCCGACCACACAGCATTCTGCCCACGCGGCATTTGGCTTTTTTGGGCCACAGAGTTTTGGCCAAGCCAAGATGCTTAACGAGCTCCTTGGCAGACAGGTCAAGCAGGCCAGTGACGCTGGCGGTTCACCACCAGAGGGTAGTCACGGTATGACAGGTGCTGGTATGGACCAGACGACAAATTTACAGCAGGGCAGTGTCGTTAATTGTGACGAtcctgctgctgctgctgaaTTAACCCAGCACATGTTGCGGGATATACTCCAGGGAAGAAAACTTTCAGCCCTCGCTGTACAGGAACAaccaaataataacaatagtatacataataataataataatacaacGGAATTATTAAAATCACAGCAACGTCAGCAACAGAGCCCAACGCAGTTACATCAAAATAGTGATAGTGCGCGGGGTATAAGTGGGACAGTGCAGAGTGGAGGGGAGGAGAGTGTTGATGGTAATAACGTTAACGCGAATCATAGTGATCGGGATACGATTATGCCAGGTGACGCTGAAGACAGTGCTGAGGATGCAGCATCGGCTGCACGCGCCATGGAAGAGGCCTTTGCAGAGGCTGGTATGGAGCCTGGTGCTAATTTAGATGGTTCTGATTGTGAACAAAGTTTACCACCGAGTCCGACGGCCCAACGTCCGGGTTCGGTAACAGTTAAAGAGGAATTACATGATTCGATGAGCTTGAAAAGAAGTCGATCATCGAGTCATTCACCCTGTCCAATTGTACCAAAGACGGAGACGAGCTCGCCAACGACTGAGATTAAGCGGGCTCGTGTTGAAAATATTGTCAGTACAATGAGAAGTAGTCCAGCATTACAGCCAGTTAATGGTTGTAAAAAGCGTAAGCTTTATCATCCACAACAGCAAACAGTGCATCATGTTATACACCACAATGTTAACGATGCTATGCTTGATGTGGATGAGGATGAgagtgaggaggaggaggatccTGCAACGATAAGACAGAAGAGAGAGGAAAAGGACAATCTGAAAAGTCAATTGAAACATTTGCACGAGCAACTGGCAATGAtgcagcaaaaatatcacgagCTCTCGAGCCGTATGGAGCCGGAGAGTAGTGAAAGCGGTGAAGCGCCAGCAAGTCCGCAGAGAGAGCCACAACAACCGCCTCCGCGACCGCCAAGACCCCATCCACCACCCTACAACAATCTCCCATCACTGCCACCTGATCATCCACACgcaacagcagcagcaatGTATCATATGGGCCAGAAACTCTACCTCGAACAGCAGCATGCCGCCTTGGAGCGTATGAAGCAACATCAGGAGGCAGCTGTTAGACAACAAGCGCAACATCAAGCGCAACAACAGCATCGTGATAGGGAACATTCGCGTGATTCACATACACGACAACAATCACCACAACCAACGAGAGATGTGCAGGATCAGAGTCGAAGTAATACGGGACCATTGACACCCCAAACACCCCAAATGCAACAAGCTGTTACGCCTCATCAGCACAAGGACTTCCAAGAGAGGCCGAATGTGTTTAGGCCTGGTGCAAGTACAACGGGCTCAACGGGTACACACGTTACAGAAGCTGACCTTGAGTCTCTAGCGGAtataatgaaaatggaaatatcCTCAACATTTGGCAATCTTGTTGACACTGTTTTCGCAAGGTTTATGCAACAGAGGAGGTTTCTTGGTAAACCCATTGAAGCAGCACAGGCGGCCGCTGATCAACTCAACAAGGATTTATTACTAGCGAGTCAAATGTTGGAGAGAAAATCACCGAGGACTAAAGTCGTGGACAGGGGTGCACCTCAGTCGAATAACGGCCCAAACGGGCAAAGGGGGCCCCTAAACGGTGGCCCCCCACCCCCACAATCAGCTCCATTTTCCCAAATGGGAAGTCTCAGTGGTGGTTCACATGGTCCCCTGTCCGGCCCAACGgaaaataatctcaatcaaattaatcaattaccGCCACACGCGAGACCGAGTATTGGTATGTTTCAAGCACCAAAACCACCGTCGATATACGCAATGGCATCGATGCAACAGCAGCAACAGGCGCAACAGCGTGAACAACAGGCACGTGAGCAGCAGAGAGATCAGTACTGCAATATGAGAAATGAGGACAGAGAAGCGAGGGAACTTGAGCAGAACGAGGCTCTTTCGCTCGTAATGACACCAAAGAAAAAACGTCATAAg TTCTTCAATTCCCAGGTAACCGATACGAGGATTACTCCACGTACGGTCTCCAGGATTTTAGCACAAGAGGGTAATGGATCGCAGGGGGGTAGTGAGagtccaccaccaccaccaccacccagACCCTATCCTGGACCACCTCCAATGCTGCCTGTATCGTTACCAACAAGTGTTGCGATACCAAATCCAAGTTTACACGAGAGCCAAGTGTTCTCACCTTATTCACCATTCTTCAATCCCCATGCGGGTGATCCTGGTCAAATGCCACCATCGCTTCATCGCGCTGGTGCACCACGTCATTTACCAGCCAGTCCGCCTGGTGGTGGAGTCGATCTACGTGATTCACCACCCCTACCTCATCCACCAGCAATGCTGCATCCAGCACTGCTAGCTGCTGCCCAACACGGAGCAAGTCCTGATTATGGACATCTACGAATGGACAGCAATGACAGAGGTAGTGACTGCAACTCCGGCGACATCAGTTACGACGGAATTCAGCCTACAATATCCTTTTCTAATGCTTTGTCAGGAGTGCATAATTCAGCACTTCATAGTTTAG TGAACTCGTCGACATTGACGCCGATGCATCTGAGGAAAGCGAAGCTGATGTTCTTCTGGGTGAGGTATCCGTCCTCGGCCGTCCTAAAGATGTACTTCCCGGACATTAAATTTAACAAGAACAACACTGCTCAGCTGGTCAAGTGGTTCTCCAACTTCAG GGAATTCTATTACATTCAAATGGAGAAATACGCGAGACAGGCTGTCTCGGAAGGTGTTAAAAATGCTGAGGATCTGAGGGTGGGCGGTGACTCGGAAATATATCGAGTATTAAACCTCCACTACAATCGTAACAACCACATTGAG gtaCCCGGTAACTTCAGGTACGTGGTAGAACAAACGTtaaaggaatttttcaaagcaatcCAGGGTGGTAAAGACTCGGAACAGTCTTGGAAGAAAGCAATTTACAAGGTGATATCGAGGCTCGATGATCCAGTACCTGAGTACTTCAAGAGCCCCAATTTCCTGGAACAACTCGAGTGA
- the LOC135166888 gene encoding homeobox protein prospero isoform X2 — protein MMSSEEETDCFALYGATADSKQQQLLKKQKRTRQRVDAGEPRNSYSSIPNFSSRPTFLGSGIYGAIFSGTGPPSSHQQSSPQGQTPTSQQQQQQQQQQSPQLQQQSGAGGNQGHLATTTGPTTQHSAHAAFGFFGPQSFGQAKMLNELLGRQVKQASDAGGSPPEGSHGMTGAGMDQTTNLQQGSVVNCDDPAAAAELTQHMLRDILQGRKLSALAVQEQPNNNNSIHNNNNNTTELLKSQQRQQQSPTQLHQNSDSARGISGTVQSGGEESVDGNNVNANHSDRDTIMPGDAEDSAEDAASAARAMEEAFAEAGMEPGANLDGSDCEQSLPPSPTAQRPGSVTVKEELHDSMSLKRSRSSSHSPCPIVPKTETSSPTTEIKRARVENIVSTMRSSPALQPVNGCKKRKLYHPQQQTVHHVIHHNVNDAMLDVDEDESEEEEDPATIRQKREEKDNLKSQLKHLHEQLAMMQQKYHELSSRMEPESSESGEAPASPQREPQQPPPRPPRPHPPPYNNLPSLPPDHPHATAAAMYHMGQKLYLEQQHAALERMKQHQEAAVRQQAQHQAQQQHRDREHSRDSHTRQQSPQPTRDVQDQSRSNTGPLTPQTPQMQQAVTPHQHKDFQERPNVFRPGASTTGSTGTHVTEADLESLADIMKMEISSTFGNLVDTVFARFMQQRRFLGKPIEAAQAAADQLNKDLLLASQMLERKSPRTKVVDRGAPQSNNGPNGQRGPLNGGPPPPQSAPFSQMGSLSGGSHGPLSGPTENNLNQINQLPPHARPSIGMFQAPKPPSIYAMASMQQQQQAQQREQQAREQQRDQYCNMRNEDREARELEQNEALSLVMTPKKKRHKVTDTRITPRTVSRILAQEGNGSQGGSESPPPPPPPRPYPGPPPMLPVSLPTSVAIPNPSLHESQVFSPYSPFFNPHAGDPGQMPPSLHRAGAPRHLPASPPGGGVDLRDSPPLPHPPAMLHPALLAAAQHGASPDYGHLRMDSNDRGSDCNSGDISYDGIQPTISFSNALSGVHNSALHSLVNSSTLTPMHLRKAKLMFFWVRYPSSAVLKMYFPDIKFNKNNTAQLVKWFSNFREFYYIQMEKYARQAVSEGVKNAEDLRVGGDSEIYRVLNLHYNRNNHIEVWGPQVPGNFRYVVEQTLKEFFKAIQGGKDSEQSWKKAIYKVISRLDDPVPEYFKSPNFLEQLE, from the exons ATGATGTCATCGGAGGAGGAGACCGACTGTTTCGCCCTCTACGGAGCAACCGCGGATAGTAAGCAACAGCAACTCCTGAAGAAACAGAAGCGCACCAGACAGCGCGTGGACGCTGGTGAGCCGCGCAACAGTTACTCTAGTATTCCAAACTTCAGTTCACGTCCAACATTTCTTGGTAGTGGTATTTACGGTGCTATATTCAGTGGTACAGGCCCACCATCTAGTCATCAACAATCATCACCACAGGGACAAACACCAACAtcacaacaacaacaacaacaacaacaacaacaatcaCCACAACTCCAGCAACAGTCTGGAGCAGGAGGTAATCAAGGTCACCTCGCAACAACGACGGGGCCGACCACACAGCATTCTGCCCACGCGGCATTTGGCTTTTTTGGGCCACAGAGTTTTGGCCAAGCCAAGATGCTTAACGAGCTCCTTGGCAGACAGGTCAAGCAGGCCAGTGACGCTGGCGGTTCACCACCAGAGGGTAGTCACGGTATGACAGGTGCTGGTATGGACCAGACGACAAATTTACAGCAGGGCAGTGTCGTTAATTGTGACGAtcctgctgctgctgctgaaTTAACCCAGCACATGTTGCGGGATATACTCCAGGGAAGAAAACTTTCAGCCCTCGCTGTACAGGAACAaccaaataataacaatagtatacataataataataataatacaacGGAATTATTAAAATCACAGCAACGTCAGCAACAGAGCCCAACGCAGTTACATCAAAATAGTGATAGTGCGCGGGGTATAAGTGGGACAGTGCAGAGTGGAGGGGAGGAGAGTGTTGATGGTAATAACGTTAACGCGAATCATAGTGATCGGGATACGATTATGCCAGGTGACGCTGAAGACAGTGCTGAGGATGCAGCATCGGCTGCACGCGCCATGGAAGAGGCCTTTGCAGAGGCTGGTATGGAGCCTGGTGCTAATTTAGATGGTTCTGATTGTGAACAAAGTTTACCACCGAGTCCGACGGCCCAACGTCCGGGTTCGGTAACAGTTAAAGAGGAATTACATGATTCGATGAGCTTGAAAAGAAGTCGATCATCGAGTCATTCACCCTGTCCAATTGTACCAAAGACGGAGACGAGCTCGCCAACGACTGAGATTAAGCGGGCTCGTGTTGAAAATATTGTCAGTACAATGAGAAGTAGTCCAGCATTACAGCCAGTTAATGGTTGTAAAAAGCGTAAGCTTTATCATCCACAACAGCAAACAGTGCATCATGTTATACACCACAATGTTAACGATGCTATGCTTGATGTGGATGAGGATGAgagtgaggaggaggaggatccTGCAACGATAAGACAGAAGAGAGAGGAAAAGGACAATCTGAAAAGTCAATTGAAACATTTGCACGAGCAACTGGCAATGAtgcagcaaaaatatcacgagCTCTCGAGCCGTATGGAGCCGGAGAGTAGTGAAAGCGGTGAAGCGCCAGCAAGTCCGCAGAGAGAGCCACAACAACCGCCTCCGCGACCGCCAAGACCCCATCCACCACCCTACAACAATCTCCCATCACTGCCACCTGATCATCCACACgcaacagcagcagcaatGTATCATATGGGCCAGAAACTCTACCTCGAACAGCAGCATGCCGCCTTGGAGCGTATGAAGCAACATCAGGAGGCAGCTGTTAGACAACAAGCGCAACATCAAGCGCAACAACAGCATCGTGATAGGGAACATTCGCGTGATTCACATACACGACAACAATCACCACAACCAACGAGAGATGTGCAGGATCAGAGTCGAAGTAATACGGGACCATTGACACCCCAAACACCCCAAATGCAACAAGCTGTTACGCCTCATCAGCACAAGGACTTCCAAGAGAGGCCGAATGTGTTTAGGCCTGGTGCAAGTACAACGGGCTCAACGGGTACACACGTTACAGAAGCTGACCTTGAGTCTCTAGCGGAtataatgaaaatggaaatatcCTCAACATTTGGCAATCTTGTTGACACTGTTTTCGCAAGGTTTATGCAACAGAGGAGGTTTCTTGGTAAACCCATTGAAGCAGCACAGGCGGCCGCTGATCAACTCAACAAGGATTTATTACTAGCGAGTCAAATGTTGGAGAGAAAATCACCGAGGACTAAAGTCGTGGACAGGGGTGCACCTCAGTCGAATAACGGCCCAAACGGGCAAAGGGGGCCCCTAAACGGTGGCCCCCCACCCCCACAATCAGCTCCATTTTCCCAAATGGGAAGTCTCAGTGGTGGTTCACATGGTCCCCTGTCCGGCCCAACGgaaaataatctcaatcaaattaatcaattaccGCCACACGCGAGACCGAGTATTGGTATGTTTCAAGCACCAAAACCACCGTCGATATACGCAATGGCATCGATGCAACAGCAGCAACAGGCGCAACAGCGTGAACAACAGGCACGTGAGCAGCAGAGAGATCAGTACTGCAATATGAGAAATGAGGACAGAGAAGCGAGGGAACTTGAGCAGAACGAGGCTCTTTCGCTCGTAATGACACCAAAGAAAAAACGTCATAAg GTAACCGATACGAGGATTACTCCACGTACGGTCTCCAGGATTTTAGCACAAGAGGGTAATGGATCGCAGGGGGGTAGTGAGagtccaccaccaccaccaccacccagACCCTATCCTGGACCACCTCCAATGCTGCCTGTATCGTTACCAACAAGTGTTGCGATACCAAATCCAAGTTTACACGAGAGCCAAGTGTTCTCACCTTATTCACCATTCTTCAATCCCCATGCGGGTGATCCTGGTCAAATGCCACCATCGCTTCATCGCGCTGGTGCACCACGTCATTTACCAGCCAGTCCGCCTGGTGGTGGAGTCGATCTACGTGATTCACCACCCCTACCTCATCCACCAGCAATGCTGCATCCAGCACTGCTAGCTGCTGCCCAACACGGAGCAAGTCCTGATTATGGACATCTACGAATGGACAGCAATGACAGAGGTAGTGACTGCAACTCCGGCGACATCAGTTACGACGGAATTCAGCCTACAATATCCTTTTCTAATGCTTTGTCAGGAGTGCATAATTCAGCACTTCATAGTTTAG TGAACTCGTCGACATTGACGCCGATGCATCTGAGGAAAGCGAAGCTGATGTTCTTCTGGGTGAGGTATCCGTCCTCGGCCGTCCTAAAGATGTACTTCCCGGACATTAAATTTAACAAGAACAACACTGCTCAGCTGGTCAAGTGGTTCTCCAACTTCAG GGAATTCTATTACATTCAAATGGAGAAATACGCGAGACAGGCTGTCTCGGAAGGTGTTAAAAATGCTGAGGATCTGAGGGTGGGCGGTGACTCGGAAATATATCGAGTATTAAACCTCCACTACAATCGTAACAACCACATTGAGGTATGGGGTCCACAG gtaCCCGGTAACTTCAGGTACGTGGTAGAACAAACGTtaaaggaatttttcaaagcaatcCAGGGTGGTAAAGACTCGGAACAGTCTTGGAAGAAAGCAATTTACAAGGTGATATCGAGGCTCGATGATCCAGTACCTGAGTACTTCAAGAGCCCCAATTTCCTGGAACAACTCGAGTGA